A segment of the Arachis hypogaea cultivar Tifrunner chromosome 5, arahy.Tifrunner.gnm2.J5K5, whole genome shotgun sequence genome:
GCTTATATTAAAATCCGGGTCTAGACCCAAGTAGGTTCTTACGACAAGTAACACCTGAGCATTTGGCATTGGTCATGACATATCGAAGGTTGGGGTGTTACAGGTATCATTATGGCTACGTCATCAACTTAAAGGCCACGTAGACTTCTATCGTTAGTGGTCAACGAGTTTGACTAATGTAATATcccgttaccctaagccttacctctagccgtaaagatAAGAATAACAAAGTACCATGACAGTTCTAATGCTTATAATATAGTATATATtcaagaatttatataactagaaacccgatgaaggaataaagctcaaagtcgcataaaGCAGAATTACGAAAACGTGAAGCATTCATACACGAGACGATAACAAAACGCGTAGGCACGGACAGAACAAGACATAACATATATACgaccttgtagatagctccacgatacacaaggtaataattaaattaaacaagatatatgtaaaaatatgatatacaaaaagaggactagtcacaggctgcggagtttaagccggctagtcaAACTGAGTACAAGAGAGTTTTTAAGTTTAAAACAacaacaacctatctctcaaagttttcaGAAATAAAGCCTCTAAGACAACAAAGTCTAAAATAGAAAGGTGAGAGAAAGTACTATAACaagtaatcaaaatacaaaagagTGCATAAGATCCTCTGCTCCGTCACTATCTcgcaactcactgaggtgggttacgacctgcatctgaaaaataacaacatatggtatgagaaccggaagttctcagtatggtaacagtgcccttTTTGTTCAATTTCTCGTGAAGTTAAATTCTCGTCAATACGAGTCAGAGGTCAACGATTACGCGAATTACTTAAACAATCCCAATCATCTCCTTTCACTGTGGAAGAACAGATAATAACTATTTATACCGGAACGAATGGTTATCTTGATTCATTAGAAATTGGACAGGTAAGGAAATTTCTCCTTGAAATTTTGATTcactataatattaatataatatgaacaacaattcaaccaattcaattgactaaagaataaaaaaaagtctGAAAAAAAGAATATATTCGCAAAAAAAAATTCTCTGAATAATTGATTGGTTGTGCAAACCAAAGAGAATCATGACTTTGAGTTGTACCAAGTCGGAAACCAAGCAGATTTATTTTTTGTCCCATAATTAAGATATAAGGTTTTGGGACACCAaaggtaatcctagaacttcacatcacagatattcaagcttaataagaataaataacttaaaccataagcCATAAATagagttatctaaacttagggaatTTCTAACTAATATCAAACCACACTGCTGTATCCcatagccttcgccaacctaacctccgtgtgaTCCCATCGCTACTGCCTTCTGATCCTCCTCAACACTAGACAAACACAAGTATATGTAAACAAGTAATTCACAGGTAATATAGATATACAACAAGTAAAACAGGAaacaagtaggcatattatacatttaggcaaactgcaagtaatcaaagcaaataaGCACATAAGAGATGTATATGATCAATGCCTATCATATTGACTCGTGATATCATTTGTCGGTCCatgaatgccaacccgacacatcctttcggatgtcgccGTTCTGCCACGTCCGAGGATATAGCACCTGGCACACTTTTGTATCATTCTAAGGTGCatgttccaaggatatagtgcctggcacactcttgcggAAGATAAGGAAAACAATAACAACATATGTTTTATCATAAATTGTTCCAAGGATATAGTACCTGGCACACTATCATTCCAAGGCCTAGCACACTTTCCACATCCAACAAGTTCATCAACCTCAAATCATCATCAGTCATCACCATTTTCTCATCTCAATCCACTTTCAATTCTCAAGTCTCAACATTCTAAGGATATAGTGCATGTCACACTATCCTTCAATATCCATCAAGttcatcataaccatcatcagtTCTTAATTCCACAAGTTACCATCCACTCATAAGTTCTCAAGCCATTGCCAGTAAAACACTTCGCTAGTTCACCCACAACCTCAGAAACTTAAGTCTCCGTCTTCTAAACTCATACAGAAAATTACCAATTTAGCTCACTAACCCATCTCTATTAGCCTTAAGGTCTAATTACTAGTTAGCAATCTCTATTAGCCATTGCCCTCGGCAGTCTGGCACGCTTCTCGAGGCAGTGCGCCAGCGGCGTGACACGCTTCCTGATGCATTGACGTGGCAGTGTCGTGGCGTGTTTCCCAAGGCAATGACATGGCGTCTGTGTGGTGCGCTTCCCGAGGCGATGACGCTACTATAAAacgaagaaaaataatttttcagcaaaacaggggctgtgcgtatgcacacctctATCGTGCATACGCACACGTTGAAAAAGGTATATCCGCGTACGCATACAATACGTCCGCGTATGCATACACGAATTTTGGCCCATCTCGCGTACGCATTCGTAGGGCTGCGTACGCATGAGGGCTTGGCAGAGACGCACGTCCGCGTATGGGGTTCTCACGTACGCATGCCATCCCAGATTTGCAAAATTGTGTATAGTTGCAGAAATCagttttaaacaccaaactttaaacattcataacttcttctaaaaaaataaaattttctcaaattttatatcaatttaaaactctttaaatcatctttaatttaaaataatttctaatcgATTTCAAAAATTGAGGCTTAAGTTATGATCTGccaaatttcactaaaaattaaGTTTTACACAAAAACATCAAAGTTCTCTAGTTTCCAAATTCCAAACCAACCCAAACCAAAAACCTACTCAAATCCATTACAAAATACTACCACATACTACACTTTATCGTTCCATTGCATTTTAATCAACTTAACCTCCATTTCACTCAATCTTTTCACCATAATTCAACAAAATTGCAAACTTCCAAACAAAGACATCAATATCAACAATTTTACACAATTCAACCAATCATAAACATCATTCATCCTATCTCATCTTCAATCCTTACAATTATCACTATTCAACCTCAATATCAATACTCAACATCATTCATTAATAACAACTTCATAATCTCATcaaaatcatcacattcatcaaaatcaTTATACATCATCAATCCAACAATCATCAACAACcatttcaatcctatcctatgggccactagtctaagtgtccagaaatattacatattacataaaggaaactgaaatcatacattggccgatttacaaaaaaaaaaatcacaaagacCCAAAGTTTGATTccaacaagaacaacaagacTCAAGCACCAACACCACATCCAAAACTCACCAACTATCAAGCTATACACATATAACATTCCAAGAATCAACACTATGGCGAACCAAAATATTAAAACACAAGAGTTTGAAGAGACTTACCTTACCTAACGAGATTAGGGGCAAAATCCAACAATATTtcaatgctagatcacccctaaataaacaaaatcacaaaatctactcaagaaCTCGAACAAAAAACGTAAAAATGCTAAGGCAGGAAAATAGAGCTCGAGTTTAGAGTTCTCACCTATAAATATTAGTTAGAAATAATGGGCTCAACGAGAGCTTCGTGTGGCAGCAAACAGCttatcaatcggagctccgtagctcaagatataagCAAAATAAGGTTTGAGGGAATAATGAAACCCCAaacccttctcttctctcttctcacggcccctttttctctcttttttctgaAAAATGAGGCTATATGCCTCTTAATGAACacatatatatgttggacttgggcccaaaTTGGGCCCGGTCGAACCCGTTAGCTTTTTTAGCTCGTTTGACCCACTTTGGGTCAAAACTTTTAGAATTAGTGCcccgattttcaattctaaattatttttgtccttaacaataaattcaattttcaaaaatcttatttttctcaatgcactGTACCAGACAGATTGGAGTCAGTACTACCGGCTTAAGCACTAGTACGCCTTTTTACAAAAATCTTTcgtaaaagatacattttccaactcaaaaaaattaattgaaatcaaatttcacctttttatttttaaaataacattttcatattttttaatcaaCTCTGgacagttaaaaattattattttcttaaaatggTTATACGTAAAAATTTTGGTTCTTACAACTAATAGGGGGATCTATATGTCTCACTTATATAAAGTTTAGGGACtttgaatgtaataaaaaatttttggaggACCAGAACGTCCAACGCAAAATTTCTTGAGAACCTATTTGATTATATACTCATAGAAAATAGTGAATACTTTCTTTTTGACAAGGTAAATAGTAAATACTTCAACTTTAGAGAATTCTTCCATGGAAAAGAATCTTCAGGATCTTCATGGCCTAAGATGCCAAGAACTTGGACGTTAAAAAAGTTGAATAAATTGGTTAAGATTAAaagtcttttttaataaaataatattttttaataattatattatattaaaaataatataatttgaattagcaattttatcctttttaaatttttttctttttattttctttctacaACCACAAAAATCCAAATACACTTTTTTTTGTGTTTAAacatggaaagaaaaaaaaaacattatccTATATCCGAACGGATGACTTGCTGGAGATCAACACAAGGCTCAAACCAAATAACATGATTAAAGTTACTCTTGACACCATATTTAGCCATCTAATccgcagctctatttgcttctcgggacacctactcaacgtgaacaagccaaggacgagataaaagctcatgaatcttgtgaaccaaatctgttacttcagatgaatacctacttgtaagctcatgcatgatgggcataatgtcaaggcaatctgtttcacatataatatccctcaaacTGCAATCCCAAGCTACAACCAGCACCCTCCAAacagcaaataattcacatctgatgATAGACCAGGGGGAATACTTCCAGAGCAGCCcgagatccaatctcccttagaatctctaataatacacccaaattccgctaaatttgaatccagatacaagcttgcatcacaattaactttaaaactgtTGTCTATCAGTGGTTCCCAACACAGGAAATTTCGGAGAGACCTAAAAGCATTGTTTCGATTCCTATAAACCTGTAAGTCCTTGGCGGTAATTCTGGCCAAGGCAACAACCTTATGGTCTGTCCAAGGGTTGTCAGTAttgaatatgtcattgcacctatgtcTCCATACCCACCAAATTCCTGCACCAAAAGACGCCTCATTGTTATCCAAGGCCTTCCGAAACCACTCTTCAAGAGTAGTACCAGCTGTCGAGTCTAGGATACTAGGATCCAACATATGCCAAATTGCCTTTGATCGTTCACAGCCTCTAAGgcaatgctccatagtctcttgttCCTTGTTACATCTCTTACACATATCTAAAGTAGCTAAATGCCGCTTGAATTGAAAGGTCTCAGTTGGTAGAGCATCATGTAAGCCGAGCCacatagtaaatttgaacttctcCGGAATGTTTGTATTCCATAACCAGTTCCATTTACTATTGGCATTccaatttaatgttttctttaATAACCATCTATAACCCTCCTTTGCACTATATTTTTTTGTTGCTGCAGGCCACCACTCCCACTGTGGCTCCAACTCAATCGAACTAGGATATCTCAGACCACAAATAAACTACTTAATCTCATGTGGAATAGGCGTGGTAAGACTATCAACCTCCCAAGACACCCATTTCCACAAGTCAGCCACTATGAAATATGATTCAGAAATATGTACATAAGGAACAAGGTTGCAAAGCTTACCAAAAGGAGTCCACTCATCATACCAAACTGATTTGTGGACATCCCCAATATTTCAATGAAGCCCTTCCTTGAGATGCTCATAGGCACTAATAATGTTCTTCCATGTAGCATATGAAGAATTTCTACTGTTTTCGTTCATACCAGATTGATTCCTGAGATATTTATGCTTCAAAACCTGCACCCACAACTTCTCACTATTATTTAGACAATCCCATACTAACTTTCCATGAAGCACCATGTTAGCACAAGAAGTATCCCTAATATCCAATCCTCCTGCCCTTTTAGGAGTTATAGCGACCTCCCACCTGACCAGAGGCAGCCCTTTGCCGGTCGCTTGGCCTTTCCACAAGAACAGTCTCATCaaggaatcaattttattacatgcatacttTGGGAGAAGAGAAATTTGCATTCCATAAACTGGGATAGAGGCCATAACCGATTTAACAAGACAAAGCCTCCTGGCCTTATTCAACAGGCATCCTTTCCAACTAGAGAGCTTCCTCGAAATTTTCTCAATAACCTCCTGAGCTGTCTTCCTGGAAGCTCTGACATGACCGATGTTAATTCCAAAATATTTACCCAAATCATTGCAGAACCGGATGTTAGAGACCCCTGAGATAACCTCTTTTCTCCTCTTCGACACCCTCTTGGAACATTGGGCCTTCGACTTATGAAGATTTACCTTCAAACCTGATGCTCTAGAAAACAAGTTCAAGCAATGCATAACCTCTATTACTTGAGCTTTCGATGccttacaaaaaagaaaaagatcatCTGCAAACGTCAAATGAGAGAGTCGTGGTCCGTTCCTAGAAACTGCTACCAAGTTCCACAAACCTTGGGAACTATATGAAAGATAAAGCAGGCTAGCATTTCCATACAAAGTACAAATAGATAAGGAGACATGGGATCTCCTTGCCTCAACCCTCTCTTTAGATTGAAATTTTGGAGCCTGTTCCCATTCCACAAAACTGCCAATGAAGAGGAAGTCACACAATTCAATATAAGATTAATGGTAGCCTTTGGAAACCCAAACCGGACCAAAGTAGCCTCCAAAAAATGCTAGTCTACCCTGTCataagctttttccaaatcaatcttgaaTGCCATGGTCCTTTTTCGAGATTTGGTGTTCCTCGTAAAGTGCATAATCTCCTGAGCAATGATAACATTCTCTGTGGTTCCTCTTCCTGGAATGAACCCTCCTTGCAAAGGACCAATGATCTCCGACAGAAAAGGTCTGAACCTGTTAACTACAACCTTtgtgacaattttataaattatattacatAAGCTAATAGGCCAAAAATCCCGTAAGGAAGAGGGAACTTCCACTTTAGGAATTAGAACAACTAGAGTATCGAAAATAGCCACATTTATTGGCTCACCCTCAAAGGCTCGCTTGACCAGTCCACACACATCATTGCTAATAGAGTCTCAAAACTCTTTGTAGAAAATTGCTTGAAATCCATCTGGCCCTGAGGCTTTAAACGAACTCATGGTCATCACAGCTCTTTTAACCTCTTTAGACGTCACTGGTTCCACTAGCTTTTGACAAGTCTCGGTACTAGGAGACGGGcaaggaaaaggccccatggcGTCCAGATCAATATCCTCCCTTGTAGAAAAGAGTTTTTGAAAGAAATAATTTGTCGTCATTTCTAGAGTCGAAGTCTCCGTGGCCAAAGACCCAACCTCCAAAAATAAcccatgaattttgttcctctttcGCTTGATAACTGTCTGTagatgaaaaaattttgtatttctgtctCCACATCTCACCCATTGTTCTCTAGATTTTTGATACCACAACAGCTCTTCTTGAAGAAGGACAGCATTCAGTTTCTGATGCAAAACTTGCTCTTTAATCTTAAGCTGTTGATCCTCCCGACTCTCCAGAGTAATCTGAATGTCGTTCAAAAGCCTCTCCAGCTccctttttttaacaaaaatattgccaaaaaCCTTTTTATTGGTGCTAGTTGCATCTTTTTGAACCTCCAACAAACATTTGACCACATCCGGAGCTCCTTTATTCCAAGCTGTATGAACAACATTCCTAAAAAGAGGATGCGTCATCCATGCAGCCTGTATGAACGAACGATGGCCTTTGGTAGCCCTCTCAGCCATCTTGCACCTAGTGAACAACGAGCAATGATCAGAGTGAAGGCGCGCCAGCACCACAGTATAAGCCTCCGAAAACATTAGTCGCCAGTCTTGGTTGAAGACTGCTTTATCAAGCTTCTTAGCCACCTGCACCCCACCTTTCACCTTCCTGTACCAAGTGAATCTTCTTCCAATAGCCCCCATATCAAACAGCCCACAATCCTCCAATGTTTTCGCAAATTGTTCTGCTATGGCAAGTCTAAACTGCCCCCTCTAACTTCACTCTGCAACAGAACATCATTAAAGTCCCCTAACACAATCCAAGGTCCATGGATCATATTAGCAATCTTTGTTAAGTCACCCCATAGTTCTTTACGCCAATGTATATGCGGATTAGCATACACTACACTGCAGTAACTAGAATTATTGCCCATAGTGATTTCAAAACTGATACATTGATCAACTACACCCAATGCTCTCACAGAAATATTTGAATTAGAACATAGAACCCAGATACCCCCACTATGACCATTAGCCTCAACAATACCAACACCTTGATAACCTAAACTATTCCAAAAAGATTTCATCCTCTCGAAAGAAATATGGGTTTCAAATAGAATGAAAAAAGTAGGGTGAAATTTATTCACTAACTCTTTACTATGAACCTGGGCCAATTTATTAGATGCCCCTCTAATATTCTAAAATAGAAAGCTTAaatctaaataattcataaaacAATTGTACTGTAAAAAGGACCAACCTCAGCCGAAGTCCCTAACGAGATGATGAAGATCCACCATTATATCTCCCTAAGACTTGCTTGTCCTTACTCCGTTGTTGCCTGGTTTGTCTATGTCCCTCCATTGACAACCCTTCCAATTCGCTGATTTGCTGCTTGCTGGTATCGCCACGGCAGTCCGGAGTCGACAGCAAATTCTGCAAAGAAGAAGGGTGCAACCTCTTGTGTCCATTTTTTATAATGGCTGTCAAAGTCGGCACTACAACAGAGACAGTTTTGCCCTTCACCCCTTGCTGTTTGGAAGACACCATGCGTGCTTGAGATCTGCCAATTGACCCGGTCTTCACCGCTGATTTGGCTCCTCTCATACGTAGTTCAAAGTCATGGTTCTAGTCCAATTTCTGATTTGAGTGCACCGGCACTTTATCTTTAGAGGTTTGTAGGGATTTGTTTGATTAGCCCAATTTTCCTCTCCTTTTACCACTGACTTTGGTCCAGCCAGCCTCATTTCCCAAATGTTGGGACC
Coding sequences within it:
- the LOC114927754 gene encoding uncharacterized protein, whose translation is MCVDWSSEPLRVVVNRFRPFLSEIIGPLQGGFIPGRGTTENVIIAQEIMHFTRNTKSRKRTMAFKIDLEKAYDRAPKFQSKERVEARRSHVSLSICTLYGNASLLYLSYSSQGLWNLVAVSRNGPRLSHLTFADDLFLFCKASKAQVIEVMHCLNLFSRASGLKVNLHKSKAQCSKRVSKRRKEVISGVSNIRFCNDLGKYFGINIGHVRASRKTAQEVIEKISRKLSSWKGCLLNKARRLCLVKSVMASIPVYGMQISLLPKYACNKIDSLMRLFLWKGQATGKGLPLVRWEVAITPKRAGGLDIRDTSCANMVLHGKLVWDCLNNSEKLWVQVLKHKYLRNQSGMNENSRNSSYATWKNIISAYEHLKEGLH
- the LOC140184857 gene encoding uncharacterized protein, with amino-acid sequence MGAIGRRFTWYRKVKGGVQVAKKLDKAVFNQDWRLMFSEAYTVVLARLHSDHCSLFTRCKMAERATKGHRSFIQAAWMTHPLFRNVVHTAWNKGAPDVVKCLLEVQKDATSTNKKVFGNIFVKKRELERLLNDIQITLESREDQQLKIKEQVLHQKLNAVLLQEELLWYQKSREQWVRCGDRNTKFFHLQTVIKRKRNKIHGLFLEVGSLATETSTLEMTTNYFFQKLFSTREDIDLDAMGPFPCPSPSTETCQKLVEPVTSKEVKRAVMTMSSFKASGPDGFQAIFYKEF